A window of the Dongshaea marina genome harbors these coding sequences:
- the rpsR gene encoding 30S ribosomal protein S18, which produces MARYFRRRKFCRFTAEGVTEIDYKDLATLKNYVTESGKIVPSRITGTRAKYQRQLARAIKRARYLALLPYTDLHK; this is translated from the coding sequence ATGGCACGTTATTTCCGTCGTCGTAAGTTCTGTCGCTTCACCGCTGAAGGTGTAACTGAGATCGATTACAAAGATCTGGCGACTCTGAAAAATTATGTTACTGAGTCTGGCAAGATTGTACCTAGCCGTATCACTGGTACTCGTGCGAAGTATCAGCGTCAGCTGGCTCGCGCAATCAAGCGTGCTCGTTACCTGGCTCTGCTGCCATACACCGATCTGCACAAGTAA
- a CDS encoding ferredoxin--NADP reductase, with amino-acid sequence MANWIEATVTENHHWNPQLFSLKISAPLQPHLAGQFVKLALDEGDKRVARAYSFVNAPDNRAHEFLIIEIDDGALTPKLNQLKPGDRLWVTEKPQGYLTLDELPEGKDLWLLATGTGLGPFLSILQESGVWERFSKINLVHGVRFATDLAYQPLIAKLQAQYPDRLSYVPVVSRESHNEGLSGRIPAAIESGALESYCDTSFTPDSSQVMICGNPAMVKDAITVLKLKGLTKNLRRKPGNITVEQYW; translated from the coding sequence ATGGCCAACTGGATTGAAGCCACAGTCACCGAAAATCATCACTGGAACCCTCAGCTTTTTTCTCTCAAAATCTCGGCCCCACTCCAGCCTCACCTGGCCGGACAGTTCGTCAAGCTGGCGCTGGATGAAGGCGATAAGCGCGTCGCACGAGCCTACTCCTTCGTCAATGCCCCGGATAACAGAGCCCATGAATTTTTGATCATCGAGATTGATGATGGCGCCCTGACCCCCAAGCTCAACCAATTAAAACCCGGCGATAGGCTGTGGGTGACAGAGAAGCCCCAGGGTTACCTGACCCTTGATGAACTCCCTGAAGGCAAAGATCTGTGGCTGCTTGCCACAGGTACCGGCCTCGGACCATTTCTCTCTATTTTGCAGGAGTCGGGAGTCTGGGAGCGTTTTAGCAAAATTAACCTGGTCCACGGGGTACGCTTCGCTACCGATCTCGCCTACCAACCGCTGATCGCCAAGCTGCAGGCCCAATATCCGGATCGCCTGAGTTATGTCCCTGTGGTGAGCCGGGAATCCCACAATGAAGGGCTTAGCGGCAGGATCCCTGCGGCGATAGAGTCCGGAGCTCTCGAAAGCTACTGTGATACTAGCTTTACCCCTGACTCTAGCCAGGTGATGATCTGCGGCAACCCGGCGATGGTGAAAGATGCAATCACAGTCCTGAAACTCAAAGGACTGACAAAAAACCTGCGGCGTAAGCCGGGTAACATAACAGTTGAACAGTACTGGTAA
- the rplI gene encoding 50S ribosomal protein L9 translates to MEIILLDKFAKLGSLGDKVSVKSGYARNFLIPQGKAVMATKENMAAFEARRAELEAKAADDLTRAQGRLTLLTEMDTVVITTKAGDEGKLFGSIGTRDIADAVTAKGQELAKSEVRLPEGALRHTGEFEITVQLHSEVKGAIKLEIVAAE, encoded by the coding sequence ATGGAAATCATTCTGTTAGATAAGTTCGCTAAACTTGGCTCACTGGGTGACAAAGTTTCTGTTAAATCTGGTTATGCTCGTAACTTCCTGATCCCACAGGGCAAGGCTGTTATGGCAACCAAAGAGAACATGGCTGCTTTCGAAGCGCGTCGTGCTGAGCTGGAAGCAAAAGCTGCTGACGATCTGACCCGTGCACAGGGCCGTCTGACTCTGCTGACCGAGATGGACACTGTCGTGATCACCACTAAAGCGGGTGACGAAGGCAAGCTGTTCGGCTCTATCGGTACTCGCGACATCGCTGATGCCGTGACTGCTAAAGGTCAGGAGCTGGCTAAGAGTGAAGTTCGTCTGCCTGAAGGCGCTCTGCGTCACACTGGTGAGTTCGAAATCACTGTTCAGCTGCACTCTGAAGTTAAGGGTGCTATCAAGCTGGAGATCGTTGCTGCCGAGTAA
- a CDS encoding HAD family hydrolase, whose translation MDVSCKALIFDLDGTLAHSIEAHNQSWAEALNQFEIPFTRQRMNQLGGVSLKETIRILLEEADMQQDQAAVLAAKEEAFYRRVEQGIRETPLVEQVVRYFYGKLPMAVGTGCETLMAQRVLEAMGIRHYFDQLVGVEQVLHGKPAPDIFLRCAELLDTQPECCMVFEDAEAGVQAGRRAKMQIIDVRQGWPTAAELLSL comes from the coding sequence ATGGATGTAAGCTGTAAGGCGCTGATTTTTGACCTTGATGGAACCCTGGCCCATAGCATAGAGGCTCATAATCAATCCTGGGCCGAGGCTCTCAATCAATTCGAGATCCCCTTTACCCGGCAAAGGATGAATCAGCTCGGCGGGGTCTCACTCAAAGAGACGATCCGAATATTGCTTGAAGAGGCTGATATGCAGCAGGATCAGGCCGCTGTACTTGCCGCCAAGGAAGAGGCTTTTTATCGCCGGGTTGAGCAGGGTATCAGGGAGACACCACTGGTTGAGCAGGTGGTACGTTACTTCTATGGAAAGCTGCCGATGGCCGTTGGCACCGGATGTGAAACCCTGATGGCCCAGCGGGTACTGGAGGCGATGGGGATCCGCCACTACTTTGATCAGCTGGTCGGCGTAGAGCAGGTATTACATGGTAAACCTGCCCCGGATATCTTTTTGCGCTGTGCCGAGCTCCTGGATACCCAACCTGAGTGCTGCATGGTGTTTGAAGACGCCGAAGCCGGAGTCCAGGCGGGCAGAAGAGCAAAGATGCAGATCATCGATGTTCGTCAGGGCTGGCCAACGGCTGCAGAGTTACTATCTCTTTAA